The Hahella sp. HNIBRBA332 genome window below encodes:
- the nusA gene encoding transcription termination factor NusA, translating to MNKEILLVVEAVSNEKGVDKDVIFEAIELALATATKKRYEDEEADIRVDIDRKTGEYQAFRRWLVVDNDAVPALGTELTLEEVHESGLDLKPGEIHEEEVEAVAFGRIGAQAAKQIIVQKVREAERTKIVDSYREKVGDLVSGVVKKVTRDNIIVDLGANAEALLPKDQLISRETYRVGDRVRALLLDIRMDNRGPQLILSRACSQMLIELFRIEVPEIAEEVIEIKAAARDPGSRAKIAVKTNDGRIDPVGACVGMRGSRVQAVSSELGNERIDIVLWDDNPAQLVINAMAPAEVASIIIDEDSHTMQVAVSEDNLAMAIGRSGQNVKLASEMTGWEINVLTEEQAGQQQEEEFRRYVDCFIDQLGVEEDLAEVLASEGFTSLEEVAYVPMEEMLAIEDFDEDLVTELRKRAKNVLINQALASEEQLEKAEPAEDLLNMEGMDRHLAFVLASKGIVTMEDLAEQSVDDLLDIDEVDEERAAQLIMTARKPWFEEQQ from the coding sequence ATGAACAAAGAAATCTTGTTGGTTGTGGAAGCGGTCTCCAACGAAAAAGGGGTAGATAAAGACGTCATTTTCGAAGCTATTGAATTGGCTTTGGCTACCGCTACTAAAAAGCGCTACGAAGACGAAGAGGCCGATATTCGTGTGGATATCGATAGAAAGACTGGTGAATACCAAGCGTTTCGTCGTTGGTTAGTGGTAGATAATGATGCCGTTCCTGCTTTAGGGACTGAACTTACTTTGGAAGAGGTGCATGAGAGTGGCCTTGACCTGAAGCCTGGCGAGATCCACGAAGAGGAAGTCGAAGCTGTCGCTTTCGGGCGAATTGGCGCACAAGCAGCCAAGCAGATCATTGTTCAAAAGGTGCGCGAAGCTGAACGGACTAAGATTGTCGACAGCTACCGAGAAAAAGTCGGCGATTTGGTAAGCGGTGTCGTTAAGAAAGTAACCCGAGATAACATTATTGTCGACTTGGGGGCGAACGCAGAAGCGTTGCTGCCGAAGGATCAATTGATCAGCAGAGAGACTTACCGTGTAGGTGATCGCGTTCGTGCGTTACTGCTAGACATCCGAATGGACAACCGAGGGCCTCAGTTGATTTTGAGTCGTGCTTGCTCTCAGATGCTGATTGAGCTTTTCCGAATTGAAGTTCCTGAAATAGCAGAAGAAGTTATTGAGATCAAGGCTGCTGCGCGTGATCCAGGGTCACGGGCCAAGATAGCGGTTAAGACCAATGATGGACGTATAGACCCAGTTGGCGCCTGTGTAGGTATGCGTGGCTCGAGAGTGCAAGCCGTATCCAGTGAGCTTGGCAACGAACGTATTGATATTGTTCTGTGGGATGATAACCCTGCTCAGCTGGTTATTAACGCCATGGCGCCGGCCGAAGTAGCCTCCATAATCATTGATGAAGATAGTCACACTATGCAGGTGGCTGTTTCAGAAGATAATTTGGCTATGGCGATAGGGCGTAGCGGGCAGAATGTCAAGTTGGCCTCAGAGATGACTGGTTGGGAAATTAATGTTCTGACCGAGGAGCAAGCAGGGCAGCAACAGGAAGAAGAGTTTAGGCGCTATGTCGACTGCTTTATTGACCAACTTGGCGTAGAGGAAGATTTGGCTGAAGTATTGGCTTCTGAAGGCTTCACGTCGTTGGAAGAGGTAGCTTACGTACCGATGGAAGAGATGCTCGCCATCGAAGATTTTGACGAGGATCTGGTGACCGAACTGCGCAAACGCGCAAAAAATGTTCTGATCAATCAAGCTCTCGCAAGCGAAGAGCAGCTGGAAAAAGCGGAGCCTGCGGAAGACCTGTTAAACATGGAGGGGATGGACCGGCACTTGGCGTTTGTGCTCGCAAGCAAAGGTATTGTCACGATGGAAGACTTGGCCGAACAATCTGTTGATGACCTCCTCGATATAGATGAAGTTGATGAAGAACGAGCTGCGCAGCTAATAATGACGGCGCGTAAACCATGGTTTGAGGAACAACAGTAA
- the rimP gene encoding ribosome maturation factor RimP, whose product MARKDDLYQLFKPVVEGMGCDFWGMDFIAQGKRSLLRIYIDKESGVLVDDCEKVSRQISAILDVEDPIKGEYTLEVSSPGWDRPLFNIEQYKAYIGSIIEIRLQAPFNGRRKFKGLLAAVENDEIVLQVDAEEFIFPVETIDKVNVVPQY is encoded by the coding sequence TTGGCTCGTAAAGACGATTTATACCAACTTTTCAAGCCCGTGGTGGAAGGAATGGGCTGTGACTTTTGGGGGATGGATTTCATCGCTCAAGGTAAGAGGAGTTTGTTGCGAATCTATATCGACAAAGAGTCTGGGGTGCTAGTTGATGACTGTGAAAAAGTGAGTCGACAAATTAGCGCTATTTTGGATGTTGAAGATCCGATAAAGGGGGAGTATACCCTGGAAGTTTCTTCTCCTGGGTGGGATCGGCCGCTCTTTAACATTGAGCAGTATAAGGCATACATAGGCTCGATTATTGAGATCAGGTTGCAAGCGCCTTTTAATGGACGGCGTAAGTTCAAGGGCCTTTTGGCGGCTGTTGAAAATGATGAAATAGTGCTCCAAGTGGACGCGGAAGAATTTATATTTCCTGTGGAAACGATAGATAAAGTGAATGTTGTGCCGCAGTATTGA
- the secG gene encoding preprotein translocase subunit SecG, translated as MELFETLIVIVHVIVAAGVIGLVLIQQGKGADMGASFGGGASQTVFGSGGSGSFLTKMTTTLAIVFFLSSFALAYVAKQKAGQVTANGVPVVETVSGSSSESEPSIDGDPANAGEPQGASEAPSDSKPELE; from the coding sequence ATGGAACTGTTTGAAACCCTGATTGTTATAGTTCATGTGATCGTTGCAGCTGGTGTAATTGGCTTGGTGTTGATTCAACAGGGTAAAGGTGCTGATATGGGCGCCTCCTTTGGCGGCGGCGCTTCTCAAACAGTTTTTGGTTCCGGTGGTAGCGGGTCTTTTTTGACGAAAATGACAACTACACTGGCCATTGTTTTCTTTCTGAGCAGTTTTGCTTTAGCTTATGTTGCTAAACAAAAAGCTGGTCAGGTCACTGCAAACGGAGTTCCTGTTGTTGAAACGGTCTCTGGCTCTTCCTCGGAGTCTGAGCCTTCAATTGATGGGGACCCCGCTAACGCTGGTGAGCCTCAGGGTGCTTCGGAAGCTCCTTCCGATAGTAAGCCTGAGTTAGAGTAA
- the tpiA gene encoding triose-phosphate isomerase, whose translation MRKKLIAGNWKSNGSLELNKALLEGIVGAKALGSVDVVVCPPFPYLQSVGNVISGSMVELGAQNCSATEEGAYTGEVSARMCADIKCSWVIVGHSERRALYAENDEIIARKVKRVVDSGLTPILCVGETLEERESGQAEEVTLKQLDAVFLSVQPHESWVVAYEPVWAIGTGKTASPDDAQSMHKALRNNIRKHFPQIADKIRILYGGSVKSSNAKELFSMPDVDGALVGGASLVSEEFVSIIEAAVE comes from the coding sequence ATGCGAAAAAAACTGATCGCCGGAAACTGGAAATCTAACGGAAGTCTTGAGCTTAATAAGGCCCTGTTAGAAGGCATAGTTGGCGCTAAGGCGTTAGGCTCAGTTGATGTTGTGGTTTGTCCTCCCTTTCCGTATCTCCAAAGTGTTGGAAATGTGATTTCCGGCTCAATGGTTGAATTAGGAGCTCAAAATTGCTCCGCCACAGAAGAGGGCGCCTATACCGGTGAGGTTAGTGCGAGGATGTGCGCCGATATAAAGTGCTCATGGGTAATAGTAGGGCATTCGGAGCGCAGGGCGTTATACGCTGAAAATGACGAAATTATCGCTCGCAAGGTTAAGCGTGTCGTTGATTCTGGTTTGACTCCAATACTGTGTGTTGGTGAAACGTTGGAAGAGCGTGAGTCAGGCCAGGCTGAAGAAGTTACACTCAAGCAACTTGATGCTGTGTTTTTGTCTGTTCAGCCTCATGAATCGTGGGTTGTGGCGTACGAGCCGGTTTGGGCTATAGGCACAGGTAAAACTGCCTCTCCAGATGATGCGCAGAGTATGCATAAAGCCTTGCGGAATAATATACGCAAGCATTTTCCGCAGATTGCGGATAAAATTAGAATTTTGTATGGCGGCAGCGTTAAGTCGTCAAACGCGAAAGAACTGTTCTCAATGCCGGATGTAGATGGGGCGCTAGTTGGCGGAGCCTCGTTAGTCTCGGAAGAATTTGTCTCTATTATCGAGGCTGCGGTAGAGTAA
- the glmM gene encoding phosphoglucosamine mutase — MSKEYFGTDGIRGRVGEGPITPEFMLKLGWAAGRVFRQEGRRNRVLIGKDTRISGYIFESALESGLAASGVDVAMLGPMPTPAIAYLTRTFRACAGIVISASHNPFNDNGVKFFSAEGTKLPDSTEEQIEHFIRQPMEIVPSSQLGKAARFEDAKGRYIEFCKSTVPFHMSFAGMRVVLDCAQGATYQVAPSVFKELGAKVETIGVTPDGLNINHEIGSTHPDQLAAKVVETGADLGIAFDGDGDRVVMIDHKGEIVDGDEILYIIARDKMRKGRLKGGVVGTLMTNFGAELAFGELGIPFERANVGDRYVMEALLRNDWCLGGEGSGHIVCLDRTTTGDGIISSLQVLAALSDLGITLHEAKKGMSKLPQHMINVRVSQKVDVKEHAAIQSAIASAERQFAGKGRVLLRPSGTEPVIRVMAEGEDEAKVRSIVAELAKIVEGSI; from the coding sequence ATGAGTAAAGAGTATTTTGGTACCGATGGGATACGTGGACGAGTAGGTGAAGGTCCTATTACTCCTGAATTTATGTTGAAGTTGGGCTGGGCGGCTGGACGTGTTTTTCGTCAGGAAGGGCGTCGTAACCGAGTTCTCATTGGTAAGGATACTCGTATATCTGGATACATTTTTGAGTCTGCACTGGAGTCAGGGTTGGCGGCATCCGGGGTGGATGTGGCGATGCTGGGGCCAATGCCAACGCCGGCTATTGCGTATCTTACCCGTACATTTCGCGCCTGCGCAGGGATTGTCATTAGCGCTTCACACAACCCTTTTAATGACAATGGCGTTAAATTCTTCTCGGCTGAAGGAACCAAACTTCCCGATTCGACGGAAGAGCAAATTGAGCACTTTATTCGGCAGCCAATGGAAATTGTGCCGTCAAGCCAGTTGGGTAAGGCGGCTCGGTTTGAGGATGCAAAAGGTCGCTATATTGAGTTTTGTAAAAGTACAGTCCCTTTTCATATGTCTTTTGCTGGCATGCGAGTTGTTCTGGACTGTGCGCAAGGCGCCACCTACCAGGTGGCTCCCAGTGTGTTTAAAGAGCTGGGCGCCAAAGTAGAGACTATCGGCGTGACGCCAGATGGCTTGAATATTAATCACGAAATAGGCTCAACTCACCCAGATCAATTGGCCGCTAAAGTTGTTGAGACTGGCGCGGACTTGGGTATAGCCTTCGATGGCGACGGGGATCGTGTTGTCATGATCGACCACAAAGGCGAGATTGTTGATGGTGATGAGATCCTGTATATCATTGCGCGCGACAAAATGCGTAAGGGGCGTTTAAAAGGCGGCGTGGTTGGAACACTGATGACGAACTTCGGTGCAGAGCTTGCCTTCGGCGAACTGGGTATTCCCTTCGAGCGCGCTAACGTTGGGGATAGATATGTCATGGAGGCATTGCTGCGTAACGACTGGTGTTTGGGGGGGGAAGGTTCTGGGCATATTGTTTGTTTGGATCGGACTACAACGGGAGATGGTATTATTTCCTCCTTACAGGTTTTAGCTGCGCTTTCAGATCTGGGAATTACGCTCCATGAGGCCAAAAAGGGTATGAGCAAGCTGCCTCAGCATATGATTAATGTGAGGGTGAGTCAGAAAGTGGACGTAAAGGAGCATGCGGCAATTCAATCGGCAATTGCCAGTGCTGAAAGACAATTTGCAGGCAAGGGGCGGGTATTGCTGAGGCCATCAGGGACAGAGCCGGTGATCAGAGTGATGGCTGAAGGTGAGGATGAGGCTAAGGTCCGGTCTATAGTTGCGGAGTTGGCCAAAATAGTTGAAGGATCTATATAA
- the folP gene encoding dihydropteroate synthase yields MKLTLPNSILDLSTPVVMGVLNVTPDSFSDGGRFLSPDDALSQVEKMVSEGAVFIDIGGESTRPGAAPVAVDQELDRVCPLVEAVRARFDVNISVDTSTPEVMRESVALGADLINDVRALTRGGALEAAASSKAAICLMHMKGEPGAMQDNPTYTDIVKEVSSYLGERRSAALEAGIEIERIMLDPGFGFGKTLEHNLVLMKHLQAFVDMGSPVLVGVSRKSMLGMITGKAVEERLFASVSAAAVAIYNGARIIRAHDVGATVDAIKVAAAIRGV; encoded by the coding sequence ATGAAGCTGACACTTCCAAACTCTATATTGGACTTGAGCACTCCCGTGGTTATGGGGGTATTGAATGTCACTCCTGATTCTTTTTCTGACGGGGGACGGTTTTTGTCCCCGGATGACGCTTTAAGCCAAGTTGAAAAGATGGTTTCTGAAGGTGCTGTCTTTATAGATATCGGTGGCGAGTCCACCAGGCCGGGAGCGGCTCCGGTGGCGGTTGATCAAGAGTTGGATAGAGTTTGTCCATTAGTTGAGGCTGTGCGGGCGCGCTTTGATGTAAATATTTCCGTGGACACCAGCACCCCTGAGGTGATGCGCGAATCCGTGGCGCTCGGGGCGGATTTAATTAATGATGTGCGGGCATTGACCCGGGGTGGCGCGTTGGAAGCGGCAGCATCGTCAAAAGCGGCTATTTGTCTGATGCATATGAAAGGCGAGCCCGGGGCCATGCAGGATAATCCAACCTATACTGATATTGTTAAAGAAGTCTCGTCATACTTGGGCGAGAGACGTTCGGCCGCTCTCGAAGCTGGAATCGAAATAGAGAGAATAATGTTGGATCCGGGGTTTGGTTTCGGCAAAACCTTGGAGCACAACCTCGTCTTAATGAAACATTTGCAGGCGTTTGTGGATATGGGATCCCCGGTACTGGTGGGGGTGTCACGCAAAAGCATGCTGGGAATGATAACAGGTAAAGCGGTAGAAGAGCGCTTGTTTGCAAGCGTTTCAGCTGCGGCAGTCGCCATATATAACGGCGCTCGTATAATTAGAGCGCATGACGTCGGAGCTACTGTTGATGCAATTAAAGTGGCTGCAGCGATTAGAGGAGTCTAA
- the ftsH gene encoding ATP-dependent zinc metalloprotease FtsH — MAKNLLLWLIIAAVLLTVFNNFNVPSSAQKLNYSEFLQMVNSGQVKKVVIDGVAIDGERQDGSRFSTIRPEIPDLGLIGDLMKNEVVVEGREPETQSIWTQLLVASFPILVIIAVFMFFMRQMQGGAGGKGPMSFGKSKARLMGEDQIKTTFADVAGVDEAKEEVKEIVDFLRDPSKFQRLGGRIPRGVLMVGNPGTGKTLLAKAIAGEAKVPFFSISGSDFVEMFVGVGASRVRDMFDQAKKQAPCIIFIDEIDAVGRHRGAGLGGGHDEREQTLNQLLVEMDGFEGNEGVIVIAATNRPDVLDPALLRPGRFDRQVVVGLPDIVGREQILKVHLRKVPLEDDVNASVIARGTPGFSGADLANLVNEAALFSARANKRTVGMHEMELAKDKIMMGAERKSMVMSEKEKRNTAYHEAGHAIVGRLVPEHDPVYKVSIIPRGRALGVTMFLPEEDRYSHSRQFLISNICSLFGGRIAEELTLGVEGVTTGASNDIKRATGLARNMVTKWGLSDKLGPLLYDDDNEEVFLGRSAGHAPKVYSPETAQRIDDEVRTIIDDCYEHARKLLVENMSKLHMMADALMKYETIDSEQIDAIMAGQEPPPPKGWGDSNPPSGAQPVKDVEANANPPKGGEIGGAAGSH, encoded by the coding sequence ATGGCTAAAAATTTATTACTTTGGTTGATTATCGCAGCAGTGCTGCTGACGGTATTTAACAACTTCAATGTCCCCTCGTCCGCCCAAAAGCTCAATTACTCTGAATTTCTACAGATGGTCAACAGTGGCCAGGTGAAAAAGGTAGTCATAGACGGTGTGGCGATTGATGGGGAAAGACAAGATGGGTCCAGGTTCTCAACCATCCGTCCCGAAATTCCTGACCTGGGATTAATCGGCGACCTCATGAAAAACGAGGTGGTTGTCGAAGGGCGCGAGCCAGAAACTCAAAGTATCTGGACGCAGCTATTAGTCGCCTCGTTCCCGATATTGGTCATTATTGCGGTCTTTATGTTCTTCATGCGGCAAATGCAGGGAGGGGCTGGCGGCAAGGGGCCGATGTCATTTGGCAAGAGTAAGGCCCGACTTATGGGCGAGGATCAGATTAAGACGACCTTTGCTGATGTGGCTGGTGTTGACGAAGCGAAAGAAGAAGTAAAGGAAATCGTGGACTTTTTGCGTGACCCCAGCAAGTTTCAGCGTCTCGGTGGGAGAATCCCGCGCGGTGTGTTGATGGTGGGTAACCCTGGTACCGGTAAAACTCTGCTGGCCAAGGCAATCGCAGGCGAAGCCAAGGTTCCTTTCTTCTCTATTTCTGGTTCGGACTTCGTTGAGATGTTCGTTGGGGTTGGCGCCTCACGTGTTAGAGATATGTTCGATCAAGCCAAGAAGCAGGCTCCCTGCATCATCTTCATTGACGAGATTGATGCGGTTGGTCGTCATCGTGGAGCAGGCCTGGGTGGCGGTCACGATGAGCGTGAACAGACATTGAACCAGTTATTGGTTGAAATGGACGGGTTTGAAGGTAATGAAGGCGTTATTGTGATCGCTGCGACTAACCGTCCTGATGTTCTTGATCCTGCGCTGTTGCGTCCTGGCCGTTTTGACCGACAAGTGGTTGTTGGGCTTCCTGATATCGTTGGGCGTGAGCAGATCTTAAAAGTACACCTCCGTAAGGTGCCGTTAGAAGATGATGTGAATGCTTCCGTTATTGCGCGAGGAACGCCAGGATTCTCGGGCGCTGACCTTGCGAACTTGGTAAATGAGGCGGCGTTGTTCTCAGCTCGCGCGAACAAGCGCACTGTCGGCATGCATGAAATGGAGCTGGCGAAAGACAAAATCATGATGGGCGCAGAGCGCAAGTCTATGGTTATGTCAGAGAAAGAGAAGCGTAACACAGCTTATCATGAGGCGGGGCACGCCATTGTTGGTAGGCTGGTGCCTGAGCATGATCCTGTTTACAAGGTGAGCATCATTCCGCGTGGTCGCGCTTTGGGTGTGACTATGTTTTTGCCGGAAGAAGATCGTTACAGTCACAGTCGGCAGTTTCTCATCAGTAATATATGTAGTTTGTTTGGCGGTCGTATCGCTGAAGAGCTGACATTGGGGGTGGAGGGAGTTACAACTGGTGCTTCCAATGACATAAAGCGCGCAACCGGCCTTGCTCGCAATATGGTTACGAAGTGGGGGTTGTCGGATAAATTGGGGCCTTTGCTTTATGATGATGACAACGAAGAGGTGTTTTTGGGGCGGTCAGCCGGTCATGCGCCTAAGGTGTATTCTCCTGAAACAGCTCAGCGTATTGATGATGAAGTCAGAACCATCATTGACGACTGCTATGAGCATGCGCGTAAATTGCTTGTTGAAAACATGAGTAAGCTCCACATGATGGCGGATGCTCTGATGAAATACGAAACGATAGACTCAGAGCAAATCGACGCTATTATGGCTGGTCAGGAGCCCCCGCCTCCGAAAGGATGGGGTGACTCTAATCCGCCCAGTGGCGCTCAGCCTGTAAAAGATGTCGAGGCGAATGCGAATCCTCCTAAAGGAGGAGAGATTGGTGGAGCAGCCGGATCTCATTAA
- the rlmE gene encoding 23S rRNA (uridine(2552)-2'-O)-methyltransferase RlmE — MGRSKSSSRWLNEHHSDVYVKKSKEDGFRSRASYKLIELDRQDKLLRSGMTVIDLGAAPGGWSQVVADVVGDQGKVIACDLLSMDSIAGVTFFQGDFTEGEMLDAILNEVNGRPVDLVISDMAPNMSGMKSVDIPKAMYLVELALDLACRVLKKNGCFVAKVFQGEGFDQILQESRGRFSSVNIRKPDASRARSREIYLVAKGFRG; from the coding sequence GTGGGACGTTCTAAATCCAGCTCTCGGTGGCTGAATGAGCATCATAGCGATGTCTATGTAAAAAAATCCAAAGAGGACGGGTTTCGTTCTAGAGCCAGCTACAAATTGATTGAGCTCGACCGGCAGGACAAGTTATTGAGGTCGGGAATGACGGTGATAGATCTTGGTGCGGCGCCAGGTGGTTGGTCTCAAGTTGTCGCTGACGTAGTGGGGGATCAGGGGAAAGTAATCGCATGCGATCTGTTGTCAATGGACAGCATTGCTGGCGTGACGTTTTTCCAAGGTGACTTCACCGAGGGTGAAATGTTGGATGCGATCCTTAACGAAGTAAACGGTCGGCCTGTTGACCTTGTAATTTCCGATATGGCCCCCAATATGAGTGGGATGAAATCGGTCGATATACCCAAAGCGATGTATCTGGTTGAGTTAGCGCTTGATTTGGCGTGTCGCGTCCTTAAGAAGAATGGCTGCTTTGTCGCCAAGGTCTTCCAGGGGGAAGGCTTCGATCAGATTTTGCAGGAGTCCAGGGGCAGGTTTAGTAGCGTGAATATACGCAAACCTGACGCGTCCCGTGCTCGGTCACGTGAGATTTACCTAGTTGCCAAAGGGTTTCGAGGATAA
- the yhbY gene encoding ribosome assembly RNA-binding protein YhbY: MTLPIEQRKQYRAIAHHLKPIVTIAGAGITEGVINELERALNDHELIKVKIAVGEKEERAEVIKELCEMSRSELVQVIGRTAILLRKNPRPNPKLSNLLRHQSGAGK, from the coding sequence ATGACTCTACCCATAGAGCAACGCAAACAGTACCGCGCTATCGCACACCACTTGAAGCCAATTGTCACCATCGCCGGCGCGGGCATTACCGAAGGCGTTATCAATGAGCTTGAACGCGCATTGAACGACCACGAACTGATCAAGGTTAAAATTGCTGTCGGCGAAAAGGAAGAAAGAGCCGAGGTTATCAAAGAGCTTTGCGAGATGTCCCGCTCAGAATTAGTTCAAGTGATTGGGCGCACCGCGATATTGCTTCGCAAAAATCCCAGGCCGAATCCCAAGCTTTCGAACCTTTTACGCCACCAATCTGGCGCGGGCAAGTAA
- the greA gene encoding transcription elongation factor GreA — protein sequence MSKIPMTKAGEQALREELNRLKTVDRPRVITAIAEAREHGDLKENAEYHAAREQQSFIEGRIAEIESKLSMSQVIDVTSIENTGKVIFGVTVNIINLDTDDVSSYQIVGDDEADIKKGKISVSSPIARALIGKTVGDVVVVQVPSGMVEYEIDGVQHL from the coding sequence ATGAGCAAAATACCTATGACAAAAGCAGGGGAGCAAGCCCTGCGTGAAGAGTTGAATCGTCTGAAGACTGTGGATCGGCCGCGAGTAATCACGGCCATCGCGGAAGCCAGAGAGCACGGAGACTTAAAAGAGAACGCCGAATATCATGCTGCGCGTGAACAACAGAGCTTTATCGAGGGCCGCATTGCGGAAATTGAAAGTAAGTTGTCCATGTCCCAGGTTATTGACGTGACCTCTATTGAGAATACAGGTAAGGTCATTTTTGGCGTAACCGTGAATATCATCAATCTGGATACAGACGATGTCAGCTCTTATCAGATCGTGGGTGATGACGAAGCGGATATTAAGAAAGGTAAAATCTCAGTGTCTTCGCCGATTGCGCGGGCATTGATTGGAAAAACTGTAGGCGACGTTGTCGTTGTGCAGGTGCCAAGTGGCATGGTTGAGTATGAAATAGATGGCGTACAGCACCTGTAA